From Drosophila subpulchrella strain 33 F10 #4 breed RU33 unplaced genomic scaffold, RU_Dsub_v1.1 Primary Assembly Seq354, whole genome shotgun sequence, the proteins below share one genomic window:
- the LOC119559996 gene encoding F-actin-monooxygenase Mical isoform X3 has protein sequence MSRQHQRHHQQHHHLPLHQQQQPQQQLQMPQQQQQLTAQQQQQQQLLMAEHAAAAEAAELFDLLCVATTMRQILALHRAMCEAVGLHPSPLNDFYPRLKAKVRSWKAQALWKKFDARAAHRVYGKGAACTGTRVLVIGAGPCGLRTAIEAQLLGAKVVVLEKRDRITRNNVLHLWPFVITDLRNLGAKKFYGKFCAGSIDHISIRQLQCMLLKVALLLGVEIHEGVSFEHALEPSADGGGWRAAVTPADHAVSHYEFDVLIGADGKRNMLDFRRKEFRGKLAIAITANFINKKTEAEAKVEEISGVAFIFNQAFFKELYGKTGIDLENIVYYKDETHYFVMTAKKHSLIDKGVIIEDMADPGELLAPANVDTQKLHDYAREAAEFSTQYQMPNLEFAVNHYGKPDVAMFDFTSMFAAEMSCRVIVRKGARLMQCLVGDSLLEPFWPTGSGCARGFLSSMDAAYAIKLWSNPQNSTLGVLAQRESIYRLLNQTTPDTLQRDISAYTVDPATRYPNLNRESVNSWQVKHLVDTDDPSILEQTFMDTHTLQTPHADTPGRRKRRSGDLLPQGATLLRWISAQLHAHQFVTELKEASDVFRNGRVLCALINRYRPDLIDFAATKDMSPVECNELSFAVLERELHIDRIMSAKQSLDLTDVESRIWLNYLDQICDLFRGEIPHIKHPKMDFSDLRQKYRINHTHAQPDFSKLLAMKPKAKSPMQDAVDIPTTVQRRSVPEEERAKRQRRHEQLLNVGGGAAGSAAGVAGSGSGTGATTLGQNDTPRRSKKRRQVDKTANIEERQQRLQEIEENRQERMSKRRQQRYHQTQNFYKSLQLLQAGKLLREGGEPGVAEDGTPFEDYSIFLYRQQAPIFNDRVKDLERKLLFPDRERGDIPSALPRTADEQFSDRIRNMEQRMTGRGGLGGDKKPKDLMRAIGKIDSSDWNVREIEKKIELSKKTEIHGPKGREKVPKWSKEQFQARQHKMSKPQRQDSREAEKFKDIDQTIRNLDKQLKEGHNLDVGERGRNKVASIAGQFGKKDEANSDEKNAGSSNATTNTTNNTVIPKSSSKVALAFKKQAASEKCRFCKQTVYLMEKTTVEGLVLHRNCLKCHHCHTNLRLGGYAFDRDDPQGRFYCTQHFRLPPKPLPQRTNKARKSAAAQPASPAAPPTAAAAASAEPMDTTPPRDQVDLLETSRATASADAMSDDEANVIDEHEWSGRNFLPESNNDSQSELSSSDEFDTESDSEMFEEADDSPFGAQTLQLASDWIGKQYCEDSDDSDDFYDSSEGIADDGKDDTEGEEFKKARELRRQEVRLQPLPANLPTDTETEVQTESESTSPDEVELNSATEISTDSEFDNDEIIRQAPKIFIDDTHLRKPTKVQIKSTMIGPNAAAAGLHQKQLAAREKGGSYLQKYQPQPPLPQFKPLVQVDPTLLIGSQRAPLQNPRPGDYLLNKTASTEGIASKKSLELKKRYLLGEPANGNKIQKSGSTSVLDSRIRSFQSNISECQKLLNPSSDISAGMRTFLDRTKLGEGSNSQTTGQANELIRSATSNVINDLRVELRIQKAPSSHSTDNEKENVFVNCKNELNKGMEYTDAVNATLLDQLARKSSPTTPTNNKTVIEVIDLVTPEKPVDIIDLTTLETPKKLLVDSGAMDVDDRLTPDSNKISELQQEVKEEPKPDVSRDVKECIPDILGHIKEGTQGGEEQQSLLEHSDEEKRDSPEKDVAEHELYEPDSVQIQVPNIPWEKAKPEVMSTTGSSGSICSSSDSSSIEDIQHYILESTTSPDTQTAGGKHNVPRLEVHDTSGALMQVDSLMIVNGKYIGDPEDVKFLDMPANVIVPPAPAVKTNELEMDDDHEAEPVTATPEPAECTVIEAERRVTAPPPLPEMGPPKLKFDSKNENKIESLKNLPLIVESNIEHSQAVKPITLNLSSLARTPDTPTTPTAHDSDKTPTGEVLSRGSDSETEHTGTGHVLTETELSDWTADDCISENFVDMEFVLNSNKGTIKRRKERRRSKLPSGNEVIHELARQAPVVQMDGILSAIDIDDIEFMDTGSEGSCAEAYSATNTALIQNRGYMEYIEAEPKKATRKAAPPSSYPGNLPPLMTKRDEKLGIDYIEQGAYIMHDDAKTPVNEVPPAMTQSLTDSSTLNELDDDSMGGLGLSQTQPTTTEESEALTVVTSPLDTSSPRVLDQFASMLAAGKGDSTPSSSEQQPKTSTVTSSSTGPNSSTPGNASKEGAPQEDDLQIQFEYVRALQQRISQISTQRRKSSKGEAPTLQPNTNPPVIESVEDPPKPVEEPTASMRSRSTSISGKVPEIPTLSSKLEEITKERTKQKDLIHDLVMDKLQSKKQLNAEKRLHRSRQRSLLTSGYASGASLSPTPKLAAACSPQDSNCSSQAHYHASTAEERPKPPAERPLQKSATSSYVSPYRTVQGPTRSGDLYKPRPFSEHIDSSVLTGYKLGKTASFNGGKLGDFAKPTAPARVNRGGGVVAPDVANISASTENLRSEARARARLKSNTELGLSPEEKMQLIRSRLHYDQNRALKPKQLEEMPSGDLAARARKMSASKSVNDLAYMVGQQQQQQLETDAVHQAKAADFTSDPNLASGGQEKAAKTKSGRRAKDPERRKSLIQSLSSFFQKSSASAATSSKEQGVPVAAGYSEQSERPGTSSSGTPTISDAATGGGGGGGVFSRFRISPKSKEKSKDKDVLVCNAPAGAGSTSQTNHSQEYLNNSRYRKQTNNAKPKPESFSSSSPQLYIHKPHHLAAAYPKALDDQTPPPIPPLPLNYQRSDDESYANETREHKKQRAISKASRQAELKRLRIAQEIQREQEEIEVQLKDLEARGVLIEKALRGEAQNIENLDATKDNDEKLLKELLEIWRNITALKKRDEELTIRQQELQLEYRHAQLKEELNLRLSCNKLDKSSADVAAEGAILNEMLEIVAKRAALRPTASQLDLTAAGSASTSAEATGIKLTGQPHDHEESII, from the exons ATGAGCCGCCAACACCAGcggcaccaccagcagcaccaccacctgCCCctgcaccagcagcagcagccgcagcagcagttgcagatgccgcaacagcagcagcagttgacggcgcagcagcagcagcaacagcagctcCTCATGGCGGAGCATGCGGCTGCCGCGGAGGCGGCGGAGCTGTTCGACCTTCTGTGCGTGGCCACCACGATGCGCCAGATCCTGGCCCTCCATCGGGCCATGTGCGAGGCAGTGGGTCTGCATCCCTCGCCGCTGAATGACTTCTATCCGCGACTCAAGGCCAAGGTGCGCTCGTGGAAGGCGCAGGCGCTGTGGAAGAAGTTCGACGCCCGGGCAGCCCATCGGGTCTATGGAAAGGGAGCAGCCTGCACCGGCACCCGCGTCCTGGTCATCGGAGCCGGCCCCTGTGGCCTGCGCACAGCCATCGAGGCCCAGCTGCTGGGCGCCAAGGTGGTGGTGCTGGAGAAACGCGACCGCATCACCCGAAACAATGTGCTCCATCTGTGGCCCTTCGTCATCACGGATCTGCGCAATCTGGGAGCCAAGAAGTTCTACGGCAAGTTCTGCGCCGGCTCCATCGATCACATCTCCATCCGGCAGCTTCAGTGCATGCTGCTCAAGGTAGCGCTGCTCCTGGGCGTGGAGATCCACGAGGGCGTCAGCTTCGAGCACGCCCTGGAGCCCTCTGCCGATGGCGGTGGATGGAGGGCAGCGGTTACTCCCGCGGATCATGCCGTCTCCCACTACGAGTTCGATGTGCTGATTGGAGCGGATGGCAAGCGGAATATGCTAGATTTTCGGCGGAAGGAGTTCCGCGGCAAGCTGGCCATCGCCATCACGGCCAACTTCATCAACAAGAAGACAGAGGCGGAGGCCAAGGTGGAGGAGATCAGTGGCGTGGCCTTCATCTTCAACCAGGCCTTCTTCAAGGAGCTGTACGGAAAGACGGGCATCGATCTGGAGAACATTGTCTACTACAAGGACGAAACGCACTACTTTGTGATGACGGCCAAGAAGCACAGTCTGATTGACAAGGGAGTCATCATCGAGGACATGGCCGATCCAGGGGAGCTTCTGGCTCCGGCAAATGTGGATACACAGAAGCTACACGACTACGCCCGCGAGGCGGCTGAGTTCTCCACGCAATACCAAATGCCAAACCTGGAGTTCGCTGTGAATCACTATGGCAAACCGGATGTGGCCATGTTCGACTTCACCTCGATGTTCGCCGCCGAGATGTCTTGCCGTGTGATTGTGCGCAAGGGCGCCCGCCTAATGCAGTGCCTCGTTGGCGACAGCCTACTGGAGCCGTTCTGGCCCACCGGATCGGGCTGTGCCCGTGGCTTCTTATCCAGCATGGATGCCGCCTATGCCATCAAGCTGTGGTCCAATCCCCAGAACAGCACACTTGGGGTGCTGGCCCAGCGGGAGAGCATCTACCGGCTGCTCAACCAGACCACGCCAGACACCTTGCAGCGGGACATCAGTGCCTACACCGTGGACCCGGCCACGCGCTATCCGAACCTGAACAGGGAATCGGTCAACAGCTGGCAGGTGAAGCACCTGGTCGACACGGACGACCCGTCCATTCTGGAACAGACCTTCATGGACACGCACACCCTGCAGACGCCGCATGCGGACACGCCGGGCAGAAGGAAACGACGCAGTGGAG ATCTCCTGCCCCAGGGAGCCACTTTGTTAAGATGGATAAGTGCCCAGCTGCATGCCCATCAGTTTGTTACGGAACTCAAGGAGGCTTCGGATGTTTTCCGAAATGGACGTGTTCTCTGTGCCCTTATTAATCG CTATCGCCCTGATCTCATCGACTTTGCTGCCACCAAGGACATGAGTCCCGTGGAGTGCAATGAGCTGTCCTTCGCCGTATTGGAGCGCGAACTGCACATCGATCGCATCATGAGCGCCAAGCAGTCGCTGGACCTGACCGATGTGGAGTCGCGCATCTGGCTCAACTATCTGGACCAGATTTGCGATCTATTTCGCGGCGAAATTCCTCACATCAAGCACCCCAAGATGGACTTCAGTGATCTCCGCCAGAAGTATCGCATCAACCATACGCACGCTCAGCCCGACTTCTCCAAGCTGTTGGCGATGAAACCGAAAGCCAAGTCACCCATGCAGGATGCAGTGGACATACCTACCACTGTGCAAAGGCGTTCAGTTCCGGAGGAGGAGCGTGCCAAGCGGCAGCGTCGCCACGAGCAGCTCCTCAACGTTGGTGGAGGGGCCGCGGGAAGCGCCGCCGGAGTTGCCGGGAGCGGAAGCGGAACGGGAGCCACTACTCTGG GTCAAAACGATACGCCACGACGGTCGAAGAAGCGCCGCCAGGTCGATAAAACCGCCAATATT GAGGAGCGCCAGCAGCGCTTGCAGGAGATCGAGGAGAATCGGCAGGAGCGGATGAGCAAGCGGCGCCAGCAGCGCTACCACCAGACGCAGAATTTCTACAAGAGCCTGCAGCTCCTGCAGGCGGGCAAGCTTTTGAGGGAGGGTGGTGAACCCGGGGTGGCCGAGGATGGCACCCCCTTCGAGGACTACTCGATATTCCTCTACCGCCAGCAGGCTCCAATCTTCAACGATCGCGTGAAGGATCTCGAGCGGAAGCTTCTGTTTCCC GATCGCGAACGGGGAGATATTCCCTCGGCATTGCCTCGAACGGCAGATGAGCAGTTCAGCGATCGCATCCGGAACATGGAACAGCGTATGACGGGACGCGGTGGCCTGGGCGGCGACAAGAAGCCCAAAGATCTGATGCGGGCCATCGGCAAGATCGACTCGAGCGACTGGAATGTGCGCGAGATCGAGAAGAAGATCGAGCTCTCGAAGAAGACGGAGATCCATGGGCCCAAGGGCCGTGAGAAGGTGCCGAAGTGGAGCAAGGAACAGTTCCAGGCCCGTCAGCACAAGATGTCCAAGCCGCAGCGCCAGGACTCGCGCGAGGCGGAGAAGTTCAAGGACATCGACCAGACCATCCGCAACCTGGACAAGCAGCTAAAGGAGGGCCACAACCTGGACGTTGGCGAGCGGGGCCGCAACAAGGTGGCCTCCATCGCGGGACAGTTTGGCAAGAAGGACGAGGCCAATTCGGATGAGAAGAACGCGGGCAGCAGCAATGCCACCACCAACACCACCAACAACACAGTCATACCCAAATCT AGTTCCAAGGTGGCTTTGGCCTTCAAGAAGCAGGCTGCCTCCGAAAAGTGCCGCTTCTGCAAGCAAACCGTCTACCTAATGGAGAAGACCACCGTGGAGGGTTTGGTTCTGCATCGCAATTGCCTTAAGTGCCACCACTGCCACACCAACTTGCGTCTGGGAGGCTACGCCTTCGATCGGGACGATCCACAAGGTCGTTTCTACTGCACCCAGCACTTCCGGCTGCCGCCCAAACCCTTGCCACAGCGCACTAACAAGGCCAGG AAATCCGCTGCCGCTCAACCAGCCTCGCCTGCCGCACCACcaactgctgctgcagctgcctCTGCTGAGCCTATGGACACCACTCCACCCAGGGACCAAGTAGATCTGCTGGAGACCTCGCGAGCCACTGCCTCCGCCGATGCCATGTCCGATGACGAGGCCAATGTCATTGATGAGCACGAGTGGTCGGGTCGCAACTTCCTGCCCGAGTCCAACAATGATTCCCAATCGGAGCTATCTAGTTCGGATGAATTCGATACAGAGTCGGACTCGGAGATGTTCGAGGAGGCGGATGATTCGCCTTTCGGAGCTCAGACCCTCCAACTGGCCTCGGATTGGATTGGAAAGCAGTACTGCGAGGATAGCGATGATTCTGATGATTTCTACGATTCTAGTGAAGGTATTGCGG ATGATGGTAAGGATGACACCGAGGGCGAGGAGTTCAAGAAGGCCCGGGAGTTGCGACGCCAGGAGGTTCGCCTGCAGCCGCTGCCCGCCAATCTGCCCACGGATACGGAAACCGAG GTCCAGACCGAGTCCGAGAGCACCTCGCCCGACGAGGTGGAGCTCAACTCTGCCACTGAGATATCCACCGACTCCGAGTTCGACAACGATGAGATTATACGCCAGGCGCCCAAAATCTTCATCGATGACACCCATCTAAGGAAGCCCACAAAGGTCCAG ATTAAGTCCACCATGATCGGACCCAATGCCGCTGCCGCCGGACTCCACCAGAAGCAGCTGGCGGCGCGGGAGAAGGGTGGCAGCTACCTCCAGAAGTACCAACCGCAACCGCCACTGCCGCAGTTCAAGCCGCTGGTCCAAGTGGATCCCACCCTGCTCATTGGGAGCCAGCGCGCTCCTCTCCAAAATCCCCGGCCGGGAGACTATTTGCTTAACAAGACGGCCAGCACCGAGGGCATCGCCTCCAAGAAGAGCCTGGAGCTGAAGAAGCGATACCTGCTGGGCGAGCCGGCCAATGGCAACAAGATCCAGAAGTCGGGATCCACTTCGGTGCTAGATTCGCGCATCCGCAGCTTCCAATCGAACATCTCGGAGTGCCAGAAGCTGCTGAATCCCAGCAGCGACATCAGTGCCGGCATGCGAACTTTCCTCGATCGCACCAAGTTGGGCGAGGGTAGCAACAGCCAGACAACTGGACAGGCCAACGAGCTCATCCGCTCCGCGACCAGCAATGTGATCAACGATCTGCGCGTGGAGCTGCGGATACAGAAGGCTCCCTCCAGCCATTCCACGGACAACGAAAAGGAGAATGTGTTTGTCAACTGCAAGAACGAGCTGAACAAGGGCATGGAGTACACGGATGCGGTGAATGCCACGCTGCTCGACCAGCTGGCCAGGAAGAGTTCGCCCACCACGCCGACGAACAATAAGACGGTGATTGAGGTCATAGACCTGGTGACCCCAGAGAAGCCGGTGGACATTATCGATCTCACCACGCTGGAGACGCCCAAGAAGCTATTGGTGGATAGTGGCGCCATGGATGTGGATGATCGCCTCACTCCGGACAGCAATAAGATCAGTGAACTGCAGCAGGAGGTGAAGGAGGAACCGAAGCCGGATGTCTCTCGGGATGTGAAGGAGTGCATACCTGATATACTGGGACACATCAAGGAGGGAACGCAAGGTGGCGAGGAGCAGCAGAGTCTATTGGAGCACTCGGACGAAGAGAAGCGCGACTCCCCGGAGAAGGATGTGGCCGAGCATGAGCTTTATGAGCCGGACAGTGTGCAGATCCAGGTGCCCAATATCCCATGGGAAAAGGCAAAGCCGGAGGTCATGTCCACCACCGGCAGCAGTGGCTCCATCTGCTCAAGTTCGGACTCATCCAGCATAGAGGATATTCAGCACTACATCCTGGAGTCCACGACCAGTCCGGATACCCAGACAGCGGGCGGCAAGCACAATGTTCCGCGTTTGGAGGTGCACGACACGAGTGGCGCCCTGATGCAGGTGGACAGCCTGATGATCGTGAATGGGAAGTACATCGGGGATCCCGAGGATGTCAAGTTCTTGGATATGCCCGCCAATGTTATAGTTCCCCCGGCTCCGGCGGTCAAAACAAATGAGCTGGAGATGGACGATGACCATGAGGCAGAACCAGTGACAGCTACTCCGGAACCTGCAGAGTGCACGGTGATCGAGGCAGAGCGCCGGGTCACTGCACCGCCGCCTCTGCCCGAGATGGGACCACCAAAATTAAAGTTCGATAGCAAAAACGAGAACAAGATCGAGAGCCTGAAGAACCTCCCCCTGATCGTGGAAAGCAATATAGAGCACAGCCAGGCGGTGAAGCCCATTACGCTTAATTTGAGCAGCTTGGCCAGGACGCCAGATACACCAACCACGCCCACTGCCCATGACAGCGACAAGACGCCCACGGGGGAAGTGCTCTCGCGAGGATCTGACTCGGAAACTGAGCACACAGGTACGGGTCATGTGCTAACGGAGACAGAACTCTCCGACTGGACGGCCGACGACTGCATCTCGGAGAACTTTGTGGACATGGAGTTTGTCCTCAACTCAAACAAGGGCACGATAAAGCGGCGCAAGGAACGTAGACGTAGCAAACTGCCCAGTGGAAACGAGGTGATCCACGAGCTGGCCAGACAGGCGCCCGTGGTGCAGATGGACGGAATCCTCAGCGCCATCGACATTGATGACATAGAGTTCATGGACACGGGCTCTGAGGGTTCCTGTGCAGAGGCTTACTCCGCTACGAATACGGCCCTCATTCAGAACAGGGGATATATGGAGTACATAGAGGCGGAACCCAAGAAGGCGACCCGCAAAGCGGCTCCTCCGTCTAGCTACCCTGGAAACCTACCGCCTCTAATGACGAAGAGGGACGAGAAACTCGGCATTGATTACATAGAGCAGGGGGCGTACATAATGCACGATGATGCTAAGACGCCGGTGAATGAGGTACCTCCTGCCATGACCCAATCCCTGACAGACTCAAGCACGCTCAACGAATTGGATGACGATAGTATGGGTGGATTGGGCCTATCGCAGACTCAGCCCACTACAACGGAGGAAAGTGAGGCGCTGACGGTAGTCACCAGCCCACTGGACACATCCTCGCCTCGGGTGCTCGACCAATTTGCTTCTATGTTGGCAGCGGGAAAGGGTGACTCCACGCCCAGCAGCTCGGAGCAGCAACCAAAGACCTCTACGGTGACTAGCAGCAGCACGGGGCCCAACTCATCGACGCCAGGAAACGCTTCCAAGGAGGGTGCTCCGCAGGAAGATGACCTACAGATCCAGTTCGAGTATGTGCGAGCGCTGCAGCAGCGCATCTCGCAGATCAGCACCCAGCGGCGGAAGAGCTCCAAGGGAGAAGCGCCCACCCTGCAGCCAAATACCAATCCACCTGTGATAGAATCGGTCGAGGATCCGCCCAAGCCCGTTGAGGAGCCAACGGCCTCGATGCGATCGCGAAGCACCAGCATTTCGGGCAAGGTACCTGAGATACCCACGCTCAGCAGCAAGCTGGAGGAGATCACCAAAGAGCGCACCAAGCAAAAGGATCTGATTCACGACCTGGTCATGGACAAGCTGCAGTCCAAGAAGCAACTGAACGCTGAGAAGCGTCTGCATAGGAGTCGCCAGcgcagcctgctgaccagtgGCTACGCCAGTGGCGCCAGCCTGAGTCCCACGCCCAAACTGGCCGCTGCGTGCAGTCCGCAGGATTCGAACTGCTCCAGCCAGGCGCACTATCATGCATCCACGGCCGAAGAGCGACCAAAGCCGCCGGCGGAAAGGCCGTTGCAAAAGTCCGCCACATCCTCATATGTGTCGCCTTATCGCACAGTCCAGGGGCCCACACGCAGTGGTGATCTCTACAAGCCGCGTCCCTTCAGCGAGCACATCGATTCGAGTGTCTTGACGGGCTACAAGCTGGGCAAGACCGCCTCGTTTAATGGCGGAAAGTTGGGCGACTTCGCCAAGCCTACTGCTCCAGCGAGAGTAAACCGAGGTGGAGGAGTTGTGGCGCCGGATGTGGCCAACATTTCCGCCTCAACGGAAAACCTGAGAAGCGAAGCCAGGGCCAGGGCTCGTCTCAAGTCCAACACAGAGCTGGGTCTCAGTCCGGAGGAGAAGATGCAGTTAATCCGCTCACGGTTGCATTATGATCAAAACAGAGCCCTTAAGCCAAAGCAACTAGAGGAGATGCCATCCGGCGATCTGGCGGCGCGTGCCCGAAAAATGAGTGCCTCGAAGAGTGTCAACGATCTGGCCTACATGGTGggtcagcagcagcaacaacagctgGAAACGGATGCCGTGCACCAGGCCAAGGCGGCCGACTTCACATCCGATCCGAACTTGGCGTCCGGTGGCCAGGAGAAGGCGGCAAAAACGAAGTCCGGGCGGAGGGCAAAGGATCCTGAGAGGCGCAAGAGTCTCATACAGTCGTTGTCCAGCTTTTTCCAGAAGAGTTCTGCATCCGCAGCCACCAGTTCCAAGGAGCAGGGCGTTCCTGTGGCTGCCGGCTACTCTGAGCAGTCAGAGCGACCCGgcaccagcagcagcggcaCGCCCACAATCTCGGATGCGGCGAccggaggcggaggaggaggtggcgTCTTCAGTCGATTCCGCATCTCGCCCAAGTCCAAGGAGAAGTCCAAG GACAAGGATGTGCTGGTTTGCAATGCTCCGGCAGGCGCAGGATCCACATCACAGACAAATCACTCGCAAGAGTATCTGAACAACAGTCGCTATCGAAAGCAAACGAACAACGCAAAACCGAAACCCGAATCGTTTTCTTCATCCAGCCCGCAGCTCTACATACACAAGCCCCACCACCTGGCCGCAGCCTATCCAAAGGCCCTGGATGACCAGACACCACCGCCCATTCCGCCTCTGCCTCTGAATTATCAGAGATCCGATG ATGAGAGCTACGCTAACGAGACACGGGAGCATAAGAAGCAGCGTGCCATATCGAAGGCTTCACGACAGGCTGAGCTCAAGCGATTGCGAATCGCTCAAGAGATTCAGCGGGAACAGGAGGAGATTGAGGTGCAGCTAAAGGACCTGGAGGCACGCGGCGTGCTCATTGAGAAGGCCCTTCGGGGCGAGGCGCAGAACATTGAAAA CTTGGATGCGACTAAGGACAACGACGAGAAGCTACTCAAGGAACTTTTGGAGATTTGGCGTAACATCACAGCACTCAA AAAACGCGATGAGGAACTGACTATAAGGCAACAGGAACTGCAACTGGAGTATCGGCATGCCCAGCTTAAGGAAGAACTCAATCTGCGCTTGTCGTGCAACA AACTGGACAAAAGCTCCGCCGATGTGGCCGCCGAGGGTGCAATACTCAATGAGATGTTG